A part of Caldicellulosiruptor owensensis OL genomic DNA contains:
- a CDS encoding phage antirepressor Ant, with translation MNDLQIFKNEEFGEIRIIMKDNEPWFVGKDIAEILKYKEPHKAIVRHVEEEDRMKYPIPTNGGIQESWIINESGLYSLILSSELPEAKKFKKWVTSEVLPAIRKTGGYVHNDEVFIETYLPFADDLTKALFKKTLETIRKQNELIKQMKPKADYFDALVERNLLTNFRNTAKELKIKEREFIQWLLDKGFVYRDRQGNLRPYAQYVPELFEIKEWQNEKTAGVQTLITPKGRETFRLLLKGDENLG, from the coding sequence ATGAATGATTTACAAATTTTTAAGAACGAAGAATTTGGAGAAATAAGAATCATTATGAAAGATAATGAACCCTGGTTTGTGGGCAAAGACATAGCAGAAATTCTGAAGTATAAAGAACCTCATAAAGCCATAGTAAGACATGTTGAAGAAGAGGATAGGATGAAATATCCCATCCCTACAAATGGCGGAATTCAAGAATCATGGATTATCAATGAAAGCGGATTGTATTCATTGATTTTAAGTTCTGAACTGCCAGAGGCAAAGAAATTTAAAAAATGGGTTACATCAGAAGTATTACCTGCAATTCGTAAGACAGGTGGCTATGTTCATAATGATGAAGTATTCATAGAAACATATCTTCCTTTTGCAGATGACCTAACGAAAGCATTGTTCAAAAAGACTCTGGAGACAATTCGTAAACAAAATGAACTTATAAAGCAAATGAAGCCAAAGGCTGATTACTTTGATGCATTAGTCGAACGTAATCTTTTGACAAATTTTCGGAATACAGCGAAAGAGCTAAAAATCAAAGAACGTGAGTTTATTCAGTGGCTCTTGGATAAAGGTTTTGTTTATAGAGACAGGCAAGGTAACTTAAGACCATATGCACAATATGTACCTGAATTGTTTGAAATCAAAGAATGGCAAAACGAAAAAACAGCTGGTGTACAAACATTGATAACTCCAAAAGGCAGAGAAACATTTAGATTACTACTGAAAGGGGATGAGAATCTTGGATAA
- a CDS encoding ATP-binding protein, which produces MERLGEAINRMTHTLGLDSHSNCEIQICPTCGKPLQTKIEILGMLRVVPVMCECQKREYEQQQQMRELEQKRLRLERLKKYSLMDEQFRECTFENFIVDDENEKYYKLALNYCRRWQEMKQKNIGLLLWGLPGTGKSYLAFCIANKLIEQLIPVIAISSIGFLNMLKQTYSNYGQEGEAEIIAMFRNASLLVLDDLGAENETGWAKEKLYELIDFRYRDKKPLIVTTNLTPDQLKQKMTQQDKVPRTYDRLIEMCYPIEVKGKSRRIEKAKEKENIIKSLLE; this is translated from the coding sequence ATGGAACGTCTGGGCGAAGCAATAAACAGGATGACCCATACGCTGGGATTGGACTCACATTCTAATTGTGAGATACAGATATGTCCAACTTGTGGAAAGCCACTACAAACAAAAATTGAAATACTTGGTATGTTACGTGTTGTACCTGTAATGTGTGAATGTCAAAAAAGAGAATATGAACAGCAACAACAAATGAGAGAACTTGAGCAAAAAAGATTGAGACTTGAAAGGCTCAAGAAGTATTCTCTTATGGACGAGCAGTTTAGAGAATGCACGTTTGAGAATTTTATTGTTGACGATGAAAACGAAAAATATTACAAGCTTGCTCTTAATTATTGCCGAAGATGGCAAGAGATGAAACAGAAAAATATTGGATTGTTGTTATGGGGTTTACCCGGCACGGGAAAAAGTTATTTAGCTTTCTGTATTGCAAACAAACTGATAGAACAGCTTATTCCTGTCATAGCTATCTCAAGCATAGGATTTTTGAATATGCTTAAACAAACTTACAGCAATTATGGACAAGAAGGTGAAGCGGAAATTATAGCGATGTTCAGAAATGCCTCGTTGCTTGTTTTAGATGATTTAGGTGCAGAGAATGAAACAGGATGGGCCAAGGAAAAACTGTATGAGCTTATTGACTTCAGATACAGAGATAAAAAACCATTAATTGTAACAACAAATCTAACGCCTGACCAATTAAAACAAAAAATGACGCAGCAAGATAAAGTGCCAAGAACATACGACAGACTTATTGAGATGTGTTATCCAATCGAAGTGAAAGGAAAGTCAAGAAGAATTGAAAAGGCTAAAGAAAAAGAAAACATTATAAAAAGCTTGCTTGAATGA
- a CDS encoding nucleoside triphosphate pyrophosphohydrolase family protein, with protein sequence MHYNFPEIKKKPASLIQQLNKIVEEASEAIKARDDIERDYEIMDLLHACETYLRIRESQGVDLERIKSFVISKNKQRGYYKEE encoded by the coding sequence ATGCACTATAACTTTCCTGAAATCAAGAAAAAACCAGCTTCTTTAATACAGCAGCTTAACAAAATTGTTGAAGAGGCCAGTGAGGCCATTAAAGCAAGAGATGACATTGAAAGGGATTACGAGATTATGGATCTACTTCATGCGTGCGAGACATATCTGAGAATAAGAGAAAGTCAAGGAGTTGACTTGGAGAGAATAAAGAGCTTTGTAATTAGCAAAAACAAGCAAAGAGGCTATTACAAGGAGGAATGA
- a CDS encoding sigma-70 family RNA polymerase sigma factor, with the protein MTDIIHDMLQAASEYELLTPEEEIELAKRIEQGDEKAKEKLFRANKRLVANIAKRYRGFGLDYEDLMQEGFIGLMNAVNKYDYRQGYRFATYATWWIRQAITKAIYNTGRNIRVPIHLHEQMFKIRKVYRKLLQENNREPTIREIAKEMNWSTKKVQKMLDLFNEIVSLDTPIGEDGLATIGDFMIDDKAFSYFENVEKQLLVEQLTKYFDKLSEKEKRVIVLRYGLADGKGRTLEEVGNALNLTRERIRQIEIKALRKIRYNLLKDERAKTF; encoded by the coding sequence ATGACGGACATAATTCATGACATGCTGCAAGCTGCTTCAGAATATGAACTGCTAACTCCAGAAGAAGAAATAGAACTTGCAAAAAGAATTGAACAGGGCGACGAGAAAGCAAAAGAAAAGCTGTTCAGAGCAAACAAGAGACTCGTTGCTAATATTGCAAAGAGATATAGAGGTTTTGGATTAGACTATGAAGATTTGATGCAAGAGGGATTCATAGGACTAATGAACGCAGTAAACAAATATGATTATAGACAAGGCTATAGATTTGCGACATATGCGACATGGTGGATTAGACAAGCAATAACAAAAGCTATCTATAACACAGGACGCAATATCAGAGTTCCTATTCATCTGCACGAACAAATGTTTAAAATAAGAAAGGTTTATAGAAAACTTTTACAAGAAAACAATAGAGAGCCAACAATAAGAGAAATAGCAAAGGAAATGAATTGGTCGACAAAGAAGGTTCAGAAAATGTTGGATTTATTTAACGAGATAGTATCATTGGATACACCAATAGGAGAAGACGGCTTAGCCACAATAGGTGATTTTATGATTGATGATAAAGCATTTAGCTACTTTGAGAATGTTGAAAAACAACTTTTAGTTGAACAACTTACAAAATATTTTGATAAGTTGAGTGAAAAAGAAAAAAGAGTAATTGTCTTGCGATATGGTCTTGCGGATGGTAAAGGGAGAACTCTGGAAGAGGTAGGCAATGCATTAAATTTGACAAGAGAGAGAATAAGACAGATTGAAATAAAAGCTCTTAGGAAGATTAGATACAATCTTTTGAAAGATGAAAGGGCAAAAACGTTTTAA
- a CDS encoding tyrosine-type recombinase/integrase produces the protein MRGHIRKRGSTYSVVVYVGRDETTGKKKYKWYSGFKTKKEAEKALAELVNQIEKQEFVEDKNVTIGEFINEWFEIHCKKLTPKTQESYQKMLRFYVLPYLNDIELATLKPLTIAKFYNTLKEQGISNTTLNYVHRLLREIYNFAVKWQYVTKNPFDNVETPKKDRKEMQVWNLDEIRKAEEVFRDTPIFAHVMLALYTGMRLGEVCGLKWDDIDFKNKVCAVRRVAEYINGEVVIKEKPKTDKSLRIVALTDNLVEILKEEKKRQLENKLKFGQNYDTTYDGFISVWEDGRFKVPDYVSKKFSKILSKQNEIKKIRFHDLRHTHATLLLQAGVNMKVISDRLGHSQISITMDLYSHVNLDMQREAIEKLEQRLAKD, from the coding sequence ATGCGCGGACACATCAGAAAGCGAGGCAGCACGTATAGCGTGGTAGTATATGTTGGACGTGATGAAACAACAGGCAAGAAAAAGTACAAGTGGTATAGTGGCTTCAAAACGAAAAAAGAAGCCGAGAAAGCTTTAGCTGAGCTTGTAAATCAGATTGAAAAGCAAGAGTTTGTTGAAGACAAGAATGTAACGATTGGAGAATTTATAAATGAGTGGTTTGAGATACACTGTAAAAAGCTAACTCCAAAGACGCAAGAGTCATATCAAAAAATGCTACGTTTTTATGTGCTGCCATATCTGAATGATATTGAACTTGCTACTTTGAAGCCACTTACAATCGCAAAGTTTTATAACACTCTCAAGGAACAAGGCATATCTAATACAACGCTGAATTATGTTCATCGCTTGTTGAGAGAAATCTATAATTTTGCAGTGAAATGGCAGTATGTAACTAAAAATCCTTTTGATAATGTGGAAACCCCGAAGAAAGACCGAAAAGAAATGCAAGTTTGGAACTTGGATGAAATAAGGAAAGCTGAAGAAGTTTTTAGAGATACTCCAATCTTTGCTCATGTTATGCTTGCTCTTTACACAGGGATGCGACTTGGAGAAGTATGCGGTTTGAAATGGGATGATATTGACTTTAAGAACAAGGTGTGTGCAGTCCGCAGAGTGGCAGAGTATATAAACGGTGAAGTGGTGATAAAGGAAAAACCTAAAACAGATAAAAGCCTGCGAATTGTGGCACTTACAGATAATTTGGTTGAAATATTGAAGGAAGAGAAAAAGAGGCAACTTGAGAACAAGCTAAAGTTTGGTCAAAACTATGATACAACATACGATGGTTTTATCAGTGTTTGGGAAGATGGCAGGTTCAAAGTTCCTGATTATGTAAGCAAAAAGTTTAGCAAGATATTAAGCAAACAAAATGAAATAAAGAAAATTCGCTTTCATGATTTACGGCATACACATGCGACTTTGTTATTGCAAGCTGGTGTGAATATGAAAGTCATATCAGACAGACTTGGGCATTCACAAATCTCAATCACGATGGATTTATACTCACATGTAAACTTAGATATGCAAAGAGAAGCAATTGAGAAGTTAGAGCAGAGATTAGCAAAAGATTAG
- a CDS encoding helix-turn-helix domain-containing protein: protein MKMVMNMDFNLKLFGLRIRELREKQGLQQKDVAKKLNISNQALSNYELGKRMPSLEMVKKFADFFNVSTDYLMGLTNSPNPNQDDDVVKKFLENNPDVRPVGKMIPIPIIGTVRAGSDGSLACEEYLGSELVEVDTVKDGEYFFLRVKGDSMYPEIFEGDLVLVRKQPDVESGELAVVIVNGDEGVVKKVIKKENAIILQSVNPKYEPIVITEGQDFMVVGKVKRVVRIY, encoded by the coding sequence ATGAAAATGGTGATGAATATGGATTTCAATCTAAAATTGTTTGGATTGAGAATAAGAGAACTAAGAGAAAAACAAGGCTTACAACAAAAAGATGTTGCTAAAAAGTTAAACATTTCTAATCAAGCTCTTTCAAACTACGAATTGGGGAAACGTATGCCAAGTTTAGAAATGGTAAAAAAATTTGCCGATTTCTTTAACGTTTCAACAGACTATTTAATGGGCCTAACGAATAGTCCTAATCCAAACCAAGACGATGACGTTGTAAAAAAATTCTTAGAAAACAATCCAGATGTGCGTCCAGTAGGCAAAATGATTCCCATCCCAATTATAGGCACAGTGAGAGCTGGCTCGGATGGTAGCTTAGCATGTGAAGAGTATCTGGGCAGTGAATTAGTAGAAGTGGACACAGTAAAAGATGGGGAATATTTCTTTTTGCGTGTTAAAGGCGATTCTATGTATCCAGAGATCTTTGAAGGCGATCTTGTGCTTGTTAGGAAACAACCTGATGTAGAGTCTGGAGAATTAGCTGTTGTGATTGTTAATGGGGATGAAGGTGTTGTGAAAAAGGTCATTAAAAAAGAAAATGCTATTATATTACAGTCTGTAAATCCCAAATATGAGCCTATCGTAATTACTGAAGGGCAAGATTTCATGGTTGTGGGAAAGGTTAAAAGAGTAGTAAGAATTTATTAG
- a CDS encoding DUF3800 domain-containing protein yields MGWRNRPKFINYCPSDVDYVLFIDESGDKVIKEEYKDFKTLASLHKKGEKDILTLCGVIIHRDYLSTAKNEIMKLKYKYWENGNYVDKNTTKRVCFVTRFIERREKAFSKEYLNDEKYNNFINDLSILIDSLDFKVISGSVNKIEHLFKNFGHAFEIYSFSFVFILERFVKYFLDNDETAIIIFEGRGKKEDRQFLEYVKGIFDNGTRYITSNEIKKHIKGVYFNPKYCDNYQKTYFGLELADLCAKPINRYLKTLHESPDFQIVKKKICGYPDIWGKGLKLYP; encoded by the coding sequence TTGGGGTGGCGAAACAGACCAAAATTTATAAACTATTGCCCCTCTGATGTTGATTATGTCCTTTTTATAGATGAAAGTGGAGATAAAGTCATAAAAGAGGAATATAAAGATTTTAAAACTCTGGCCTCATTACATAAAAAAGGTGAAAAAGATATACTAACATTATGTGGGGTAATAATTCATAGGGACTATCTTTCAACTGCTAAAAACGAAATAATGAAGTTAAAGTATAAATATTGGGAAAATGGAAATTACGTAGATAAAAATACAACGAAAAGAGTTTGCTTCGTAACAAGATTCATAGAAAGACGTGAAAAAGCATTCAGTAAGGAATACCTCAATGATGAAAAGTATAATAACTTCATAAATGATCTTTCAATTTTGATTGATTCTCTTGATTTTAAAGTCATTTCAGGTTCAGTAAATAAAATAGAACATCTTTTCAAAAATTTCGGCCATGCATTTGAAATCTATAGTTTTTCTTTTGTTTTTATATTAGAGAGATTCGTTAAATACTTTTTGGATAATGATGAAACAGCTATTATTATTTTCGAAGGAAGAGGTAAGAAAGAAGATAGACAGTTTCTTGAATACGTAAAAGGAATATTTGATAATGGAACAAGATATATTACTTCTAATGAAATAAAAAAGCACATAAAAGGAGTGTATTTTAATCCAAAGTATTGCGATAATTATCAAAAAACATATTTTGGACTTGAATTAGCCGACTTATGTGCTAAACCAATAAACCGTTATTTAAAAACTTTACATGAATCACCAGACTTCCAAATAGTTAAAAAGAAAATTTGCGGTTATCCAGATATATGGGGCAAAGGATTAAAGTTATACCCATAA
- a CDS encoding helix-turn-helix transcriptional regulator — protein MRLKEIRKMKNLKQKEVAEKLQISPQRYCQYENGKRKIPIDIAIKIAQILNMSMDEIFYDKSFNTVLKHTTPQHEGREAGKTSA, from the coding sequence ATGAGACTCAAAGAAATAAGAAAGATGAAAAATTTAAAACAAAAAGAAGTAGCTGAAAAACTTCAAATATCGCCACAACGATATTGTCAATATGAAAACGGCAAAAGAAAAATTCCCATCGATATAGCAATTAAGATAGCCCAAATACTTAACATGAGTATGGACGAAATTTTTTATGACAAATCGTTCAACACTGTGTTGAAACACACCACCCCGCAGCATGAAGGGAGGGAAGCGGGTAAAACATCGGCTTAA
- a CDS encoding host-nuclease inhibitor Gam family protein produces MLNELELLEIREAENFMYQEIDENEDKSRFKICNLEQANWAFRKIRAFKKQIEENEKLAKAEIERIQNWLKKENEKIQKSIEFFESLIGEYLIEQRKVDPKFKLSTPYGKATFRKQQLKWEYEEDKLVEWLESMGLNEMIRVVKEPIKNEVKKLAAQIKEGQVITEDGLIIEGVKVIEQPEKLVIEIND; encoded by the coding sequence ATGCTAAACGAACTTGAACTTTTAGAAATCAGAGAAGCAGAGAATTTTATGTATCAAGAGATAGATGAAAATGAAGATAAATCAAGATTTAAAATATGCAATTTAGAACAAGCAAACTGGGCTTTCAGAAAAATCAGAGCGTTTAAGAAACAGATAGAAGAAAATGAAAAGTTAGCAAAAGCAGAAATCGAAAGAATACAAAACTGGCTTAAAAAAGAAAATGAAAAGATTCAAAAAAGTATAGAGTTTTTTGAATCTTTAATTGGAGAGTATTTGATTGAGCAAAGAAAAGTGGATCCAAAGTTCAAATTATCTACTCCATATGGTAAAGCCACATTCAGAAAACAGCAGTTAAAGTGGGAATATGAAGAGGACAAGCTTGTTGAATGGCTTGAATCAATGGGACTAAACGAAATGATAAGAGTGGTCAAGGAACCAATAAAAAATGAAGTTAAAAAACTCGCTGCTCAGATAAAAGAAGGGCAAGTAATTACTGAAGATGGTTTGATAATAGAAGGCGTAAAAGTAATTGAACAACCAGAAAAATTGGTTATTGAAATTAATGATTAA
- a CDS encoding helix-turn-helix domain-containing protein codes for MRILDNKKAYTVQEAAKILSLGKTTVYELIRQNKIKCIYIGKKIIIPQKAIDEFIEQNMTTCKESERFEPKITYQPNAKLLSIKKISL; via the coding sequence ATGAGAATCTTGGATAATAAGAAAGCTTACACAGTGCAAGAAGCAGCAAAGATATTGAGTCTTGGGAAGACAACAGTATATGAGCTTATAAGACAAAACAAAATCAAATGCATTTACATCGGCAAGAAGATAATCATACCGCAAAAAGCCATAGACGAATTCATAGAACAGAACATGACGACTTGCAAAGAATCAGAGCGGTTTGAACCCAAGATAACTTATCAGCCGAATGCAAAGCTACTAAGCATAAAAAAAATAAGCCTGTAG
- a CDS encoding restriction endonuclease, whose product MARYEQTFFNDYLMKSATIKADSYWEFELKKQQLFAKWEYEEYKKRERERIQSIKLAEKEEKEYLKNEALRMTQEAQKEIEDYKNILKYTLTVDDRLDWNTQYKKASYPPFQTNLKEPRLEDYYKLYHVPKKSFLEKIIPSLRKMRESQEAKAIQAYNSALEDYKKKLEEEQKQYYEKKQQHEREIEEYNKSITEWKNAYENGEKEAVEKYVKVILENSKYPPSFNKDYEIQYDDKTKILIVSYNLPNPDQVPKVVEYKFVQSTKSIKPVEMKKKEFDIFYENIIFQVTLRTIHEIFEADYAHTIDSVVFNGWVTAIDKATGNEFTSCIISLHTNREEFMNINLAKVDYKECIRNLKGLFAGALVNLPPVKPILDINREDKRFVESKDILAEINSIDNLATMDWEDFEHLVRQLFEKMFSENGAEVKVTRASRDGGVDAIVFDPDPIRGGKFVIQAKRYNNVVPVSAVRDLYGTVINEGATKGILVTTSYFGSDSIEFAKDKPLTLIDGSNLVYLFQKYGYNVRISLNK is encoded by the coding sequence ATGGCTCGTTATGAGCAAACCTTTTTTAATGATTATCTCATGAAATCTGCAACAATAAAAGCAGATTCGTATTGGGAGTTTGAACTTAAAAAACAACAGCTTTTTGCTAAATGGGAATATGAAGAGTATAAAAAGAGGGAAAGAGAAAGGATACAAAGTATAAAGTTAGCTGAGAAAGAGGAAAAAGAGTATCTTAAAAATGAAGCTTTAAGAATGACACAAGAAGCGCAAAAAGAAATTGAAGATTACAAGAATATACTCAAATATACATTGACAGTTGATGACAGACTTGATTGGAATACCCAATATAAGAAAGCTTCATATCCACCTTTTCAGACAAATCTTAAAGAACCAAGATTAGAAGATTATTATAAACTTTATCATGTACCTAAAAAATCGTTTTTAGAAAAAATCATTCCTTCTCTTCGAAAAATGAGAGAAAGTCAAGAAGCAAAAGCTATTCAAGCTTATAACTCTGCTTTAGAAGATTATAAAAAGAAGTTAGAAGAAGAACAGAAACAATACTATGAAAAAAAACAACAGCATGAGAGAGAAATAGAAGAGTATAATAAGTCAATTACCGAATGGAAGAATGCTTATGAAAATGGCGAAAAAGAAGCAGTTGAAAAATATGTTAAAGTTATTTTAGAGAATTCGAAATATCCTCCAAGTTTTAATAAAGATTACGAAATTCAATATGACGATAAAACAAAAATCCTCATTGTGTCTTATAATCTACCTAATCCAGACCAAGTACCCAAGGTAGTTGAATATAAATTTGTTCAATCTACAAAATCTATAAAACCTGTAGAAATGAAGAAAAAAGAATTTGATATTTTTTACGAGAACATTATTTTTCAAGTTACATTAAGAACTATTCATGAAATATTCGAAGCAGATTATGCTCATACAATCGACTCAGTAGTATTCAATGGGTGGGTTACTGCCATTGACAAAGCAACAGGTAATGAGTTCACATCTTGCATTATTTCCTTACACACTAATAGAGAAGAGTTTATGAACATCAATCTTGCAAAAGTTGATTATAAGGAATGTATTAGAAATTTAAAAGGTTTGTTTGCTGGTGCTCTTGTCAATTTACCACCTGTTAAACCAATTCTTGATATTAATAGAGAGGATAAACGCTTTGTAGAATCAAAAGATATTTTAGCCGAAATAAATTCGATCGATAATTTAGCAACAATGGACTGGGAGGATTTTGAACACCTTGTAAGACAATTATTTGAAAAAATGTTTAGCGAAAATGGTGCTGAAGTTAAAGTAACTCGAGCAAGTCGTGATGGTGGAGTGGATGCTATTGTATTTGACCCAGATCCAATTAGAGGTGGAAAATTTGTTATTCAAGCTAAGCGATACAACAATGTTGTGCCGGTTTCCGCAGTTCGGGATTTATATGGCACGGTAATAAATGAAGGTGCAACAAAAGGTATATTAGTAACAACAAGCTACTTTGGAAGTGATTCTATAGAATTTGCTAAAGACAAACCATTGACACTTATAGATGGTTCAAATCTTGTATATTTGTTTCAGAAATATGGCTACAATGTTCGTATTTCTTTGAATAAATAG
- a CDS encoding DUF1492 domain-containing protein, with product MLDSNIFRAIEKVLYHYFDIKRELKDKEEEIMNSHKNELRINITNVGFYSDPTASTAIKLCSEELELMRKWIQIVDLARAKFKDTGKERLLEMKYFEELAIEYICSKLHIERRTFYHWRDDIVVYIANLAAKYGLYDPENNKIEIPAFLTAKSLKKCGTKKNK from the coding sequence ATGTTAGATAGCAACATTTTTAGAGCAATTGAAAAAGTGCTATATCACTATTTTGATATAAAACGTGAATTGAAGGACAAAGAAGAAGAGATTATGAATAGTCATAAAAACGAATTGAGAATCAATATAACCAATGTGGGGTTCTATTCTGATCCTACAGCTTCAACGGCAATTAAATTGTGCAGTGAAGAATTAGAACTAATGCGAAAATGGATACAAATTGTAGATTTAGCAAGAGCAAAGTTTAAAGATACAGGGAAAGAACGTTTGCTTGAAATGAAATATTTCGAAGAGTTAGCAATAGAGTATATTTGTTCCAAACTACACATAGAACGCAGAACTTTTTATCATTGGCGTGATGATATTGTTGTCTACATAGCAAATTTAGCTGCAAAGTATGGTTTATATGACCCGGAAAATAATAAAATTGAAATACCAGCTTTCTTGACCGCAAAATCTTTAAAAAAATGCGGCACAAAGAAAAACAAATAA
- a CDS encoding helix-turn-helix domain-containing protein, with amino-acid sequence MQSLHNNIYKTARKNAGLTQMQAAELLNVSVRSLADYETGKTIPPDDVVIAMIEVYKAPWLAYSHLQKSTLIGNKYLPEIDLSDLPKAVLRLKKEIADVEKLDSEIVNIACDGKIDKHEQTAWGKIVKEIREAISAAYSVIFSREGA; translated from the coding sequence ATGCAGAGTTTACACAATAACATTTACAAAACAGCCAGAAAAAATGCAGGATTGACTCAGATGCAAGCAGCGGAGCTTCTAAATGTTAGTGTCAGATCCTTAGCTGATTATGAGACAGGTAAGACAATTCCACCTGATGATGTGGTTATAGCAATGATAGAAGTCTACAAAGCACCATGGTTAGCTTATAGTCATCTACAAAAATCAACACTTATTGGTAATAAGTATTTGCCCGAAATAGACCTCTCAGATTTACCGAAAGCAGTTCTGCGTCTAAAGAAAGAAATAGCTGATGTAGAAAAGTTGGATTCTGAAATAGTTAACATCGCATGTGATGGAAAGATAGACAAGCATGAACAAACTGCATGGGGGAAGATAGTAAAAGAAATTCGAGAAGCAATTTCAGCAGCTTATTCGGTTATTTTCTCAAGGGAAGGAGCGTGA
- a CDS encoding RusA family crossover junction endodeoxyribonuclease, which yields MIYKIIIPGRPVPKGRPRWNKSTGAIYTPPETKRYEKTVYIFAKSQMTKMLKGDVDVRIKVYTKRKMDIDNVAKSILDGLIGAAFEDDKQVKRLEIEMLDKVDEEQVIIEIGEIENDKKRNRKSKTMSDD from the coding sequence ATGATATACAAAATAATAATACCAGGTCGTCCTGTTCCGAAAGGGCGACCGCGATGGAATAAGTCAACAGGCGCAATTTATACTCCACCAGAAACGAAAAGATATGAAAAGACAGTATACATATTTGCTAAAAGTCAAATGACAAAAATGCTTAAAGGTGACGTCGATGTAAGAATAAAGGTTTACACAAAAAGAAAAATGGATATTGACAACGTTGCGAAGTCAATTTTAGATGGGCTGATTGGAGCAGCATTTGAAGATGACAAACAAGTTAAACGCTTAGAAATAGAAATGTTAGACAAAGTTGATGAGGAACAAGTAATAATTGAGATTGGAGAGATTGAAAATGACAAAAAGAGAAATAGAAAGAGTAAAACAATGTCAGATGATTAA